A stretch of Gloeocapsopsis sp. IPPAS B-1203 DNA encodes these proteins:
- a CDS encoding DMT family transporter, which yields MTESLRGFKRLPDLPEGTYSIILAAAIYGLTIVLTKGALEQIPPFTLLCIQTASSVVVLWTIIIFQGIQVPLQWNTLKLSLIGLLEPGLSYTFAVFGLSLTTASNSTFISTTEPIVTIALSWIILREHINFPLIGLGLLACVGVAFISIPNATSIGQGSIWGDLLVCLSVLFASLYAVTAARSVQRLHLVALAAIQQSVALILFMMMLLGALFLGLESFEFVPAMWGSLLIAVTSGAFGYGLAFLLYLAAVRYLPASRLSLYLTLTPVFGVISAYLILGERLLVSQGMGGSLILLAVVSISRVPHE from the coding sequence ATGACCGAATCGCTGCGCGGCTTTAAACGTTTGCCCGATCTTCCTGAAGGAACTTACTCAATTATATTAGCTGCGGCAATTTATGGTTTAACCATTGTGTTAACTAAAGGAGCATTAGAACAAATACCACCATTTACCTTATTATGCATTCAAACTGCTTCTAGCGTGGTTGTTCTCTGGACAATCATTATTTTCCAAGGTATCCAAGTTCCTTTACAGTGGAATACACTCAAATTGAGCTTAATAGGACTGCTCGAACCAGGTTTATCTTACACTTTTGCTGTGTTTGGACTATCGTTGACAACAGCCAGTAATTCCACATTTATTAGCACAACTGAACCTATTGTTACCATTGCCCTATCATGGATAATTCTGCGCGAACACATTAATTTTCCTCTGATTGGGTTAGGACTATTAGCCTGTGTGGGGGTTGCGTTTATTTCTATTCCTAATGCAACTTCAATCGGTCAAGGATCAATCTGGGGAGATCTGCTTGTTTGTCTCAGTGTTTTGTTTGCTTCACTTTATGCAGTGACGGCTGCTCGTTCAGTTCAACGTTTACATCTTGTAGCATTAGCGGCAATTCAGCAATCTGTTGCTCTCATTCTCTTTATGATGATGCTATTAGGCGCATTGTTTTTGGGTCTAGAGTCTTTTGAGTTTGTACCTGCAATGTGGGGTAGCTTACTTATTGCTGTTACATCAGGAGCATTTGGATATGGATTAGCATTTTTACTTTACCTAGCTGCTGTGCGTTATTTACCTGCAAGTAGACTTTCGCTTTACTTAACATTGACTCCTGTTTTTGGAGTTATCAGCGCTTACTTAATACTAGGAGAGCGGCTTTTAGTTTCACAAGGAATGGGAGGTAGTTTGATTTTACTAGCAGTCGTTAGTATCTCTCGCGTACCGCATGAATAA